In Marmota flaviventris isolate mMarFla1 chromosome 19, mMarFla1.hap1, whole genome shotgun sequence, the DNA window ACACACAGTCgacaaaagaaaaacttagcaGCCAGTGTTCAAGGCACAGCGTAACAATGTCGCTGCAGTGCAATCCATCCTCATTATGCCGGGCCCAGAATCTTAAACAGCAAGAAAACCCTTTTTGATGgcaaaataatataagaaaatgtaaacacAGTTGCAAATACTGCAGCTTCTAATTCTTAAAGAAATGTTCTAAATGCCTACAAACATCAGTTTTCCTGAATCAGCACTCATGAAAAATAGGTCACTACCACTTTATATCTCTAATTGGTATCCAGGACCCCAAGTATCTCGGGAAATAAGGGTTCAGATGAAAAGGACAGAGACTATTAAGAGGTAGGTGGTGACTGCAACTCAGGGAAGTATGCCAACAGGACCAAGAACACCTGCCAGGCCCAGAGGGCTCATGGGAGTATCCACAGATTCTGAAGATCAAGTGCATCACTAAAACACGCCATCTGCAGAGTCAGAAATTTTCCCTTATCACATTCACTGATGTATCTCGAGTACCAGAAGAGTTCTAGGCACATTGCAGGGCCTAATTACTTATGAAATGAATCAGATAAGAacatatagaaagggctggggttgtggctcagtggtagagcgctcacctagcatgcatgaggcactgggttcaatcctcagcaccacataaaaattaaataaagatactgtgtccacctaaaactaaaacaataaaaaaaaatttaaaaagaacatatagaaaagcatttttatatgTCAGATAAAGTGCCATTGATATAGGGCATTAATACTAGTTCATTTAATCTAGTCTTTTGGCAGAATgcgacattttttaaaaatacagtttatgTTTATTCATGATCAATagcaaaatattaatttcctaaTAGCTGTTGTTATAGTGCAAGGAATATGCTGGGATGGgaaaattttacagatgagggaagaATATTATAGTCAGAGAAAAAGGCTacaaatgaagcaaaacaaaGGAGGCTGCCTAAGAGAAGATGCCAGCGGGGTGGAGGCCGAGGTGAGGTCCAGCAGGGAGCAGGCTTGCAGAACGTGACAGGAGGCCCTCACATGGCCCTTGCAACACAACACACTTTGGAATCCTCTGTGATAACAAGGTCTCGTCTGTGTCTGTCATTCACCATGGTATTCTCAGTGCCAGGAGCAtagtaggtgtttaataaatatttgtaaatggaAAAGTGTGGGGTGAGTCTGAGCTAGATCTCACAGGCAGGATAGAGACCCAGGATAATGAGCTTCAAGCTGCCAACCACTGACAAAATTCTGCCCCTACTACTGGACTTGGAGGTGTGTCCAAACACCCAACTGACGGGAAAAATCACAGCCTGAACTAAAGTTCAGAATACTGTTTCCCTTAAAGGTTACCAGAAAAACCATAGGCACCACTTAGATAGGATGCATAGGCGGCTGTGCCCTCTGGGAGCTCTCAATAAGCCAGACTTGTCCTCCGCCTGGGTTTGAGTCAGTGGAAAGGAAATGGCCCGAGAGCCTTCCTGCATGCCATCACTGCTTGTCCTCCAAGCCCATCAAAAAGATGAAGGATACCCTGGGGCAGGGATTCCTCAGGTGGTGCCCTCACTGCACCGGGGGCTCCAGGCGATGCTGGGTCTTCTGGTGCCGGTTGAGGATGGACCTCTGGTTGAAGCTCCGACCGCAGGCGGGGCAGtggtagggcttctctcctgtgtggaTCCTCTGGTGTCGGACCAGCCGCTCCCCTTTGCTGAACCGCTTCCCGCACACCTGGCAcccatagggcttctccccagtgtgggcTCGCCGGTGCACAGCCAGGTTGGCATTCCTGCTGAAACTCTTGCCGCACTCGCAGGTGTAGGGCTTCTCACCAGTGTGTGTCCTCCGGTGCACCTGCAGGTGCTGCCTCCGGCTGAAGCTCTTCCAACAGTCCCCACacttgtagggcttctccccTGTGTGGCTCCGCTGGTGGACCTCCAGGTGGTGTCTCTGGCTGAAGGTCTTCCAGCACTCATTGCACACGTAGGGCCTCTTTCCCAGATGGGTCCTCTGGTGTTTCATAAGGTACTCCCTCAAGGTGAAGCCCTTCCCACACTCCACGCAGCCATAGGACTTCTCCTCTTCATGGGTTCGCTGGTGTCTGACGAGATTGGAGCTCCGACTGAAGCCTTTCCCACACTCGGGGCACTGGAAAGGCTTCCAGAAGGAGCTCTGGGTTTTGAGATCCTCAGGCAAGGAGACACTGTGCTGCGGAGCAGGAAGTCCTGGCAGGCCACTCCCGGattccccaggctcctgctcaCAGGCTCCTCCCAGCCCAGGTCCAGGGACAGCAGCTTCCCCAAACCTCTCAGATGACAGCCCAGCAAATGCCCCTTTAAGGTCTTCCTGCTGGGGTTTTGACTCCTTTTCCTTGCTCCCAATGCCTACAGGAGAAAAGAGACCAAGACTGATTCCATGGTAGCTACCAAAGGCAATTTATGTGTTAGAGCTTTGCTTCCAAGGATGGCCCACTGAGAGCAGCTTCTCTTTTCCCTGTGACTAACAACTTCAACACCTTTCACTTCTGTGGATCCTAAACTCAGAACTTCCTTTACTTCTTCCCACTCCCTACcctcatataaaatatatgccaaATTTTAATCCCCTCTCATTTTCAGACTTTTCTTCAAAATCTATCTCAGTGATTCTGAGAAATACACCCTGGTTGTTCTTGTCCCCCAGCCTCTTCTGCACTGATGTCCTCAATTAGCACTTATTTACACGTGACCTTGCTGCAAATGCTAATTTACATTCGCCTACGTGTTCTGCCTTCCCCAAATAATTACAAACCCACTCCAATAACCTGGCCCTACATACCCTGCTCCCTCTACCTAACCAAATATCATTAATCTGGGCCCCCTAGGAGCCTGGCAGGGAGCTGCGCAGGGAGATGCTGGCTGAAGGAAGGAGCCCAATCTGTAACTGAAGCTCCAGCTACAAACCAACTCTGTGCTGGTACAGCTACCAGGACTACATATACTTAGGATCATAACTCcacctaagaaaataaatataagttcCATGTACATAGTATCGAGTTCATGTGCAGATTTCCCCAGGAGCTAGTTAAAGTTCATACCTGGTACTTAGTTTCAGTTTTCCTACTCTTAACACTTCAAAACTGGAAACTACCCAAATGAACCTTTTCTCCTGTGTGGATCCTCTCCATGAAAAAACAAACTAATTACAGCTCCACACCATGAGGTCATGAAGGTCACATGTCCTTGTTAGGAGGCGCATGTTGAAGTATTTAGGAGTGAAAGATCAAGATGgctctattttcaaaattattctgaaaatacattttatggaTAAATATGGCAAATGTTAACAATTATTGAAAAAGACAAAGGTATAAGTGTGTTCACTATAACGGTACACTAGTCTCAATGATTTTTGTGGGCTTTTTTTTGTAGGTTTGAAAGTTTTTACAgcaaatgtttaaatataaagCTGGagggaaataagtaaaatatctaGGCAGAAATGAAAACACTAAGACAAAGACGCATTAGTACAAAGAGAATGGAGTCAGAGAACTGGTTTTGAATGTGGCACTGGCTACTTAATAGCTATGGGATTATGGAAAAATCaattaatctctctgagccttactttcttcatcttcaaaatgGATAGTACACTGATAAAGGTTCCTGTATACACAGCAGATATGCAATGGTAGGTGGTATGATTTTAGCCCTTAGACCAGGCACTGATTTCCAGCTACTTCCAGAGAATCTCCCCCTGGATCTCAAACTCAAGATGGAACACTCCATTCTTCTCCCCCTTAGGAAAGcacttcccttcctttctcacaGTAGCACCAGTTTCCCAGTCCAATAGCCAGGATCTCAGCCTCCTCCTTGACTCTACTCTCTCCTCTTCTCTAGCTAATCGGTGACCAATCCTTGGAAACACGCCTTGATAAACCACCTTCTTCACCACTGCCAAGTCTGGTTCCTGCTCTGGCCCTATGCCTGTATCTCCTTCACCCTAGAGGTCAATTGCAATAACACTTTCATCACATTACTCAACACTGCAAACTTCTACCAGAGCCCACAGCCCTCAGATAGTCTCACCCTACTTACCCaacccctctttctttctcttctgaacACTCATCTTTCACCCCAGGATCTTAACCATCTTGCAAACAAGTCTCCTGGAGTCAGTGTGTGTACATGCTACTCTCTGCATCCATTATTCCAAATCAGCTTCCAAATTCCTGCACCAGCCCAATCTCCATCTGTTTGTTCCCATAACTGCATTTATGATCCAGACCATAAGGCTGGCAGTTAGTCACTCTCTAATCACAACAGACCAAGGCCTGAAAGGGAGCTGAGAACCCGCCTGGCCCAGCGGTCTCCCCAAACTCATCTCCTTCTTATAAATTAAGCAGCTTGGTCCTGTCCCACACTGCTATCTTTGCAAGTTCTGGGATGACATGGGATTGAATCCCAGGTAGACCTGAAGGCTGGCATTCATAGCAGATGGTACACTTGGAAAACAGAGATAACTGCACAAAGCAGGGGCTCCTGTAATGTACCCAAACAGAGGCACACCATGCCACCTAGCAGAAACACTTAGGGATATGTATCCAGGCTGTTTGGAGACACGGGGCTGGTGAGAGGACAAACACGCACCAGGGTCTCTAAAAGTCAGAAACAGCCAGGAGGGGGTAAGCACTCTTGAGGATGGGAAGGCATCACCGCAGAGGCACACAGCTAATGGGGATTAGGGCTCTGGGAAGCTGGGACTTCTATCCAGGGCACATCACAGGAGCCCCTGCCTTGTGCATTTATCTCCAAAGTTTGCACATCTTTTACCCTGTGGCAATTACGAACCTCTATGTAAAACACACCAGCATCTTTTGCCACCCACATCACCTTGCCCTGGACACAGGTCCCCAATTCCCCCTACCTGGTGCTCCACCCTATTTCAAAATGACCATTATCACATGCACCTGGCCTCTTCACCAGAACTGTAAGACCCTAGAGGGAAAGCATTTTAACTCTTCATAGTGAATGGTAAAGCACTGGCCATATAGTAAGTGACAAATAAATCTCTGtgggtaaataaatgaatgaatgctaaCTGACTTATGAAAGAATCAGTTAATAATATTTGTACAAGTACGACcaacaaatatttgcaaaaatgttcaacatcatttgtaattagggaaatgtaaatcaaatgtgcactgagatttcatctcacaccaatcagaatggcagtcatcaagaatataaaaataaatgctggagagaatgtggagaaaaagaaaaacaacttttacactgttggtgggattataacACAACCACTATTAAAATCaatatgaaggttcctcaaaagactagtaaTGGAAACAGTATGtgacccagctgtaccactcctcagtatttatcctaaagaattaaagtgatCACACTATAGTGATAaggcatac includes these proteins:
- the Zscan25 gene encoding zinc finger and SCAN domain-containing protein 25 isoform X3 encodes the protein MRWRPRRWVPCHMQGEQQKTALGRGAWEPGVHLEPVEVKPEWGIPHREGVQVLDQRTEEQLSQDPGDGTQAFQEQALPLLQMGPSLPPMNTRDQEMAAGFLSAGAQGLGTFKDMALPFPEEEWRHVTPAQIDCFGEYVEPQDCGVSSGIGSKEKESKPQQEDLKGAFAGLSSERFGEAAVPGPGLGGACEQEPGESGSGLPGLPAPQHSVSLPEDLKTQSSFWKPFQCPECGKGFSRSSNLVRHQRTHEEEKSYGCVECGKGFTLREYLMKHQRTHLGKRPYVCNECWKTFSQRHHLEVHQRSHTGEKPYKCGDCWKSFSRRQHLQVHRRTHTGEKPYTCECGKSFSRNANLAVHRRAHTGEKPYGCQVCGKRFSKGERLVRHQRIHTGEKPYHCPACGRSFNQRSILNRHQKTQHRLEPPVQ
- the Zscan25 gene encoding zinc finger and SCAN domain-containing protein 25 isoform X2, whose protein sequence is MLKERPGMAEDPQQQMGVPVVKLEKELPWGRAREDSSPETFRLRFRQFRYQEAAGPQEALRELQELCRGWLRPELHTKEQILELLVLEQFLTILPREFYTWIRDHGLESGKALVTMVEDLTENALEAKAVPCHMQGEQQKTALGRGAWEPGVHLEPVEVKPEWGIPHREGVQVLDQRTEEQLSQDPGDGTQAFQEQALPLLQMGPSLPPMNTRDQEMAAGFLSAGAQGLGTFKDMALPFPEEEWRHVTPAQIDCFGEYVEPQDCGVSSGIGSKEKESKPQQEDLKGAFAGLSSERFGEAAVPGPGLGGACEQEPGESGSGLPGLPAPQHSVSLPEDLKTQSSFWKPFQCPECGKGFSRSSNLVRHQRTHEEEKSYGCVECGKGFTLREYLMKHQRTHLGKRPYVCNECWKTFSQRHHLEVHQRSHTGEKPYKCGDCWKSFSRRQHLQVHRRTHTGEKPYTCECGKSFSRNANLAVHRRAHTGEKPYGCQVCGKRFSKGERLVRHQRIHTGEKPYHCPACGRSFNQRSILNRHQKTQHRLEPPVQ